Proteins encoded together in one Impatiens glandulifera chromosome 1, dImpGla2.1, whole genome shotgun sequence window:
- the LOC124920533 gene encoding probable inositol oxygenase, whose protein sequence is MTIHFEQTHLEGGTELIAGQKKNGNNLDADDEFLVPDTNSFGHNFRDYNAESVRQQGVEEFYKTQHINQTYEFVKRMREKYGKMDKVEMSIWECCELLNDVVDESDPDLDEPQIEHLLQTAEAIRKDYPDEDWLHLTALIHDLGKVLLLPSFGELPQWAVVGDTYPVGCAYEECIVHHKYFKENPDYKNETYSTKFGVYSEGCGLNNVLMTWGHDDYMYLVAKENKSTLPPAALFVIRYHSFYALHTGGTYKYLMNDEDKENLKWLHVFNKYDLYSKSKVRVDVEKVKPYYMSLIEKYFPAKLRW, encoded by the exons ATGACTATTCATTTTGAGCAAACTCATCTCG AAGGAGGAACTGAGCTGATTGCTGGTCAGAAGAAGAATGGAAATAATTTGGATGCTGATGATGAATTTCTTGTTCCCGATACCAATTCCTTCGGTCACAACTTcag gGATTATAATGCGGAAAGTGTGAGACAGCAAGGAGTGGAGGAGTTTTACAAGACCCAACATATCAATCAAACTTATGAATTt GTGAAgaggatgagagagaaatatgggAAAATGGACAAGGTGGAGATGAGCATATGGGAATGCTGTGAGTTACTAAACGACGTCGTTGATGAGAGTGATCCTGATTTGGATGAGCCCCAAATTGAGCACTTACTTCAGACTGCTGAGGCCATCAGAAAAGATTATCCAGATGAGGACTGGCTTCATTTGACTGCCCTTATCCATG ATCTTGGCAAGGTTCTTCTTCTCCCAAGCTTTGGTGAACTTCCTCAGTGGGCTGTTGTag GCGACACCTACCCGGTTGGATGTGCCTACGAAGAATGCATTGTGCACCACAAG TACTTTAAGGAAAATCCAGACTACAAGAACGAGACTTACTCCACCAAATTTGGGGTCTATTCGGAGGGATGTGGGCTAAACAATGTGTTGATGACATGGGGTCACGACGATTACATGTACTTGGTGGCTAAGGAGAACAAGAGCACTCTGCCTCCGGCTGCCCTCTTTGTCATTCGATACCACTCTTTTTATG CTCTACACACGGGAGGAACTTATAAGTACTTGATGAATGATGAGGACAAGGAAAATCTGAAATGGCTTCATGTATTTAA CAAATATGACTTATACAGCAAGAGCAAAGTTAGAGTTGATGTGGAAAAGGTCAAGCCTTACTATATGTCTCTTATTGagaag TACTTTCCGGCAAAGCTGAGGTGGTGA
- the LOC124920534 gene encoding mediator of RNA polymerase II transcription subunit 6 yields the protein MATTPMAPPNAAGNFDGNPMAPPPPPGTDMTGICFRDQLWLNTYPLDRNLVFDYFVLSPFYDWTCNNEQLRVRSIHPLDISQLTKMTGIEFVLSEVMEPHLFVFRKQKRDGPEKITPMLAYYVLDGSIYQAPQLCSVFSARIGRALYHISKAFTTAASKLEKIGYVDSENETAAAETKSSKEIIDMKEVKRIDQVLALLLGKLPAAPPPPPYPEGYAPPATTEGDKTFEGSGQGAETQLPQMDPIIDQGPSKRMKF from the exons ATGGCGACGACACCAATGGCGCCTCCGAACGCGGCCGGAAATTTCGATGGGAACCCTATGGCGCCGCCGCCGCCTCCAGGCACGGACATGACCGGAATATGTTTTAGGGATCAACTTTGGTTGAATACTTATCCGCTCGATCGAAATCTGGTCTTCGACTACTTTGTTCTTTCTCCGTTCTACGATTGGACCTGCAACAATGAACAGCTTCGAGTGCGCTCCATTCATCCTCTTGACATCTCACAACTTAC GAAAATGACAGGCATAGAGTTCGTGCTGAGTGAAGTAATGGAACCTCACCTCTTTGTATTTCGTAAGCAAAAGAGAGATGGTCCTGAGAAAATAACTCCAATGCTAGCTTATTATGTCTTGGATGGGTCCATTTATCAAGCTCCACAGCTCTGCAGTGTATTTTCTGCTAGAATT GGGCGTGCTCTGTATCACATATCCAAGGCTTTCACTACTGCAGCTTCAAAGTTGGAGAAGATTGGATATG TTGACAGTGAAAATGAGACAGCAGCGGCCGAGACAAAGTCTAGCAAGGAGATCATTGACATGAAGGAAGTCAAGCGAATAGACCAAGTTCTTGCCTTGCTACTCGGAAAG TTACCAGCAGCCCCTCCCCCGCCACCTTACCCAGAAGGATATGCTCCTCCGGCCACAACAGAAGGGGATAAAACTTTCGAAGGAAGCGGGCAAGGAGCCGAGACCCAACTCCCTCAAATGGATCCCATAATTGATCAAGGCCCCTCAAAGAGGATGAAATTTTGA
- the LOC124920526 gene encoding probable LRR receptor-like serine/threonine-protein kinase At4g29180, with protein sequence MIQMELFLFIVFSVFSIIPLVQGQDKSGMLSIDCGVSDSDSNFVKTGVNNEIADEYKAGNTDPRLTSLRSFPNGTRNCYTLNPQFGKGGNYIVRAWFLYGNYDGRNQQPIFHLYIGANLWDVVFNFNASQSSFTEIVYESPSSNIHVCLVNIGSGTPFISALELRHLNNFIYKSRTGLMTPYRRIDMGFEGRDSDLLGNGDELGRLWSSSNASFFPTKYVSTFFPIDSQNSSDYKVPIRVMRDAVEPVNSSDILRFYWDQGFSGTNFYVYMHFCEVEAMNSTELREFDILLNEIPWVESVTPSYLKTTTISKDNPVSGGNGGELWMTIQKTSRSTLPPILNAMEIYLEKEIQQSPTNPDDIDAMVSISLAYGVKRNWQGDPCVPLNMTWGGLNCTSNSNSPQIISLNLSSSGLTGEIAASFSLLTSLEILDLSNNDLTGPVPEFLSNLSKLRILNLRNNNLEGSVPRALTEKTSLQLSIDGNPNICSSDSCVRAKKKGSNIVVPLVSSIASFLVAVLAVAILLILKRRRKANMPGRLVKSKNQRFTYAEIVSMTNNFHKVVGKGGFGTVYLGCLDDGQEVAVKMLSVSSKGSDQFWTEAELLISMNHRNLAPFVGYCDQGSETALVYEYMANGNLQEYLSDLNKPVLSWKQRLQIAIETAQALEYLHYGCKPPIVHRDVKTANILLNENLQAKVADFGLSRVVPDGTHVSTNVVGTFGYLDPEYFFTNRLTEKSDVYSFGVVLLELITGLPAILKNEDNEHVAQWVKPMLEKGEIDNIVDQRLEGDVDINSVWKAVEIAMSCIPTNPIQRPTMDHVVVELKEALEIYAPSEKTTKTTDYGTSEFPDSLTNSMIGDYSVLDIDSSLILPKPR encoded by the exons ATGATCCAAATGGAACTCTTCCTGTTCATCGTGTTCAGTGTTTTCTCCATCATACCATTGGTTCAAGGGCAGGATAAGTCAG GTATGTTAAGCATAGACTGTGGCGTATCAGATTCCGATTCAAATTTTGTCAAGACCGGTGTAAACAATGAAATAGCAGATGAATACAAGGCTGGAAACACTGATCCAAGACTAACCAGTCTCAGAAGCTTCCCTAATGGAACAAGGAACTGCTACACATTGAATCCTCAATTTGGAAAGGGTGGTAATTACATTGTAAGAGCTTGGTTCTTGTATGGTAATTACGATGGAagaaatcaacaaccaatctttCATTTGTACATCGGTGCTAATCTTTGGGACGTTGTTTTTAATTTCAATGCATCTCAATCTAGCTTTACGGAGATTGTATATGAATCCCCATCAAGTAATATACATGTCTGTCTTGTAAATATTGGTTCTGGAACTCCTTTCATATCTGCACTGGAGCTAAGGCATTTGAACAATTTCATTTACAAATCAAGGACCGGTTTGATGACACCATACAGACGGATTGATATGGGATTCGAAGGTCGTGATAGCGACTTGCTCGG gaaCGGAGATGAACTTGGTCGGCTATGGAGTTCCTCCAACGCTTCCTTTTTCCCGACAAAGTATGTCAGCACGTTTTTCCCTATCGACTCGCAGAATAGTAGTGATTACAAAGTGCCTATCCGTGTCATGAGAGATGCAGTTGAACCAGTTAATTCTAGTGACATACTGAGATTTTACTGGGACCAGGGTTTCTCTGGCactaatttttatgtttatatgcATTTCTGTGAAGTGGAAGCAATGAATTCAACAGAGTTGAGAGAATTCGACATCTTACTGAATGAAATCCCATGGGTGGAATCAGTCACTCCTAGTTATCTGAAAACAACCACTATTAGCAAAGACAATCCTGTTAGTGGCGGTAATGGTGGAGAACTATGGATGACTATTCAGAAAACAAGCCGATCAACTCTTCCTCCTATTCTTAACGCCATGGAGATTTACTTGGAAAAAGAAATTCAACAATCACCCACCAATCCAGATGACA ttGATGCAATGGTGAGTATTTCGCTGGCATATGGAGTAAAGAGAAATTGGCAAGGAGATCCATGTGTCCCACTAAACATGACATGGGGTGGTCTCAACTGCACTTCAAATAGCAATTCGCCTCAGATAATTTCATT GAACCTTTCTTCAAGTGGATTGACAGGAGAAATAGCTGCTTCGTTCTCATTGCTCACATCATTGGAAATTTT GGATTTGTCAAACAATGACCTGACAGGGCCAGTGCCTGAATTTCTATCTAATCTTTCCAAATTGCGCATTCT GAATTTAAGGAATAATAATCTGGAAGGTTCTGTGCCTAGAGCCCTCACTGAGAAGACATCTTTGCAGCTTAG CATAGATGGAAATCCAAATATTTGCTCGTCGGATTCTTGTGTTCGAGCAAAGAAGAAAGGCAGTAACATAGTTGTACCATTAGTTTCATCTATTGCTTCATTCCTGGTAGCAGTGCTTGCAGTTGCTATACTATTGATACTAAAAAGAAGACGAAAAG CCAATATGCCTGGAAGGCTGGTAAAATCAAAGAACCAAAGATTTACATACGCCGAGATTGTGAGCATGACAAATAATTTCCATAAGGTGGTTGGCAAAGGAGGATTTGGAACTGTCTATCTTGGCTGCTTGGATGATGGCCAAGAAGTTGCTGTCAAAATGCTTTCTGTGTCATCCAAAGGATCAGATCAATTCTGGACTGAG GCCGAACTTTTGATAAGTATGAATCACAGGAACTTGGCTCCTTTTGTTGGTTACTGCGATCAAGGGTCTGAAACAGCATTAGTTTACGAGTATATGGCTAATGGAAACTTACAAGAATATTTATCGG ACCTTAATAAACCTGTCCTGAGCTGGAAACAGAGACTCCAGATAGCGATTGAAACAGCCCAAG CTTTGGAGTACCTGCACTATGGCTGCAAACCACCCATAGTTCACAGAGACGTCAAGACTGCCAACATCTTGCTAAACGAAAACTTACAGGCAAAAGTTGCAGATTTTGGATTGTCTCGAGTGGTCCCTGATGGAACCCACGTCTCCACTAATGTGGTTGGAACATTCGGATATCTTGATCCTGA GTACTTTTTCACCAACAGACTGACAGAAAAGAGCGACGTTTACAGCTTCGGGGTAGTTCTTCTAGAGCTAATAACAGGTCTACCAGCTATATTAAAAAACGAAGACAACGAACATGTAGCCCAGTGGGTGAAGCCCATGCTAGAAAAAGGGGAGATAGACAACATTGTTGATCAAAGGCTAGAAGGAGATGTAGACATAAACTCTGTCTGGAAAGCTGTCGAAATCGCCATGAGCTGCATTCCAACCAATCCCATCCAGAGGCCTACTATGGATCATGTGGTTGTGGAGCTGAAAGAGGCTCTAGAAATTTATGCCCCCTCTGAAAAGACAACGAAAACAACAGATTATGGAACTTCAGAATTTCCCGACAGTTTAACTAATAGTATGATTGGAGATTACAGTGTTTTGGATATTGATTCTTCCTTGATTTTACCGAAACCAAGATAG
- the LOC124920527 gene encoding putative leucine-rich repeat receptor-like protein kinase At2g19210, whose product MGNCVIIIFQYFLIINIVILLQLIISLPNLHAQDDQTGFISLDCGRPNGYTDKDTGLRYDSDDKFIDTGVTGMIAPEQQSNTLYQQFLYVRSFPQGTRNCYTLKVPDNGSRTTFLIRGRFFYGNYDNKHSLPSFDLQIGVDLWDTVLIYNESRTLRKEIIYVPNSDFIQVCLINTNSGIPFISALEIRPFSDDTIYRTEYSLNYFTSWDLASSANNFYRYKDDLYDRIWMPYDMEDSTSLTSELPVKTNNFQVPNVVMNTANVPQNPNDSSLVFTWDPYNITDQFYLFLHFAELTPNASRKFGIFLNGELWGVRNYSPQFLQAETYWKMLDVSSSYTISLNRTEDSALPPLLNAIELYTIKKTLNSQTNDQDVGGIMGIKSTYKVLMMNNWQGDPCGPKPFSWDGIICSFQGFNPPQIISLNLSSSGLSGEISPFIQNLTSLQTLDLSNNNLSGDVPNFLFQFSSLQVLNLRGNNLTCPMPSISLQAKIKNILSDDCKGDSTATASNNHRNGNNNVIVVIAASVGGTLILMLILAAASFLLYFICIKKKHKKRDPTTTTVQSSTTTASSNWQSHNKDHMMPIIIGGSNMEHMIKNCQFSYSEILKITNNFEIVLGKGGFGTVYHAYVGNTQVAVKMLSQSSSQGYKEFQAEAKFLVSVNHKNLTSVVGYCYEDDKMGLVYEFMENGNLENHLSEKSLQILNWEERLQIAVDAAQGLDYLHNGCKPSIIHRDVKSSNILLNGNFEAKLADFGLSRTIPLEGSDYFSMVVAGTPGYLDPEYYLTNRVTEKSDVYDFGIVLLEIVTGKPTLSRRQDNAHIIPWVSAMISTGDVNQIGDHRLRNGDVDTNCLWKVVELAMACVSHESARRPNMSQVVMKLKECLASDIARGYPKSRDLINEVILNDELIMPPLAR is encoded by the exons ATGGGAAATTGtgtgataataatatttcaatattttcttataattaatattgtaatCTTGTTGCAGCTGATCATTTCACTTCCTAATTTACATGCTCAGGATGATCAAACAG GATTCATAAGCTTAGACTGTGGTCGGCCTAATGGTTACACAGACAAGGATACTGGATTGAGATATGATTCAGACGACAAATTCATCGACACAGGAGTAACTGGAATGATCGCCCCTGAACAACAATCAAACACTTTGTATCAACAGTTCCTGTATGTTAGAAGCTTCCCCCAAGGAACTAGAAACTGCTACACTTTAAAGGTACCAGATAATGGATCAAGAACAACATTCCTAATAAGGGGAAGATTCTTCTATGGAAACTACGACAACAAGCATTCCCTTCCTAGTTTTGATCTTCAGATCGGGGTTGACCTTTGGGACACGGTGCTAATTTACAACGAATCTCGTACATTAAGAAAGGAGATCATATATGTACCAAACTCAGATTTTATTCAAGTTTGTCTCATCAATACCAACTCTGGAATACCTTTCATATCAGCTCTAGAGATAAGGCCTTTCAGTGATGATACCATATACAGAACAGAGTATTCTTTGAACTATTTTACAAGCTGGGACTTAGCTTCATCTGCAAATAACTTTTATAG gtACAAAGATGACTTGTATGACCGCATATGGATGCCGTATGACATGGAGGACAGCACTAGTCTCACAAGCGAGTTGCCCGTTAAGACTAATAATTTTCAGGTCCCTAACGTTGTCATGAATACTGCCAATGTTCCCCAGAACCCTAACGACTCCTCCTTAGTTTTTACGTGGGATCCATATAATATTACCGATCAATTCTATCTTTTCCTACACTTTGCCGAGCTTACTCCCAATGCGTCACGAAAATTTGGAATATTTCTCAATGGGGAGCTATGGGGTGTGCGCAATTATTCTCCTCAGTTTCTTCAGGCCGAAACTTATTGGAAAATGTTAGATGTTAGTTCATCTTACACGATCTCTCTCAATCGAACAGAGGATTCCGCGCTTCCTCCTCTCTTGAATGCCATCGAGCTCTACACAATCAAGAAAACACTCAACTCTCAGACTAATGATCAAGAtg TTGGTGGTATTATGGGGATAAAATCAACATACAAAGTGTTGATGATGAATAATTGGCAAGGAGACCCTTGTGGCCCTAAACCATTTTCCTGGGATGGGATCATATGTAGCTTTCAAGGCTTCAATCCACCTCAAATTATTTCATT GAACTTGTCTTCAAGTGGATTGAGTGGGGAGATATCTCCTTTCATCCAGAACCTCACATCATTGCAAACTTT AGATTTATCCAATAACAATCTATCTGGGGATGTTCCAAATTTTCTATTCCAGTTTAGTTCGTTGCAGGTCTT GAATTTGAGGGGAAACAACTTGACATGTCCAATGCCATCAATATCACTCCAAGCAaagataaagaatattttaag TGATGATTGCAAGGGAGATTCAACAGCAACAGCAAGCAATAATCATAGAAATggaaataataatgttattgtAGTAATTGCTGCTTCTGTTGGTGGAACATTGATATTAATGCTTATACTAGCTGCTGCTTCATTTCTCCTCTATTTCATTTGCATAAAAAAGAAGCATAAGAAAAgggatccaacaacaacaactg TTCAAAGCTCCACAACAACCGCGTCTAGCAACTGGCAGAGCCATAACAAGGACCACATGATGCCGATCATCATAGGCGGCTCTAACATGGAGCACATGATAAAGAATTGTCAATTTAGTTATTCTGAGATTTTGAAAATCACAAACAACTTCGAGATCGTTCTTGGCAAAGGGGGGTTTGGAACAGTCTATCACGCCTATGTTGGAAACACTCAGGTTGCTGTCAAAATGCTTTCTCAGTCGTCCTCACAAGGATACAAGGAATTTCAAGCCGAG GCTAAGTTCTTGGTGAGTGTTAATCATAAGAATTTGACATCCGTGGTCGGTTATTGTTACGAAGATGATAAAATGGGACTTGTCTACGAGTTCATGGAAAATGGAAATCTAGAAAATCATTTATCAG AGAAAAGCTTACAAATATTGAATTGGGAGGAAAGACTTCAAATAGCAGTTGATGCAGCACAAG GATTGGATTATTTGCACAATGGTTGTAAGCCATCGATCATCCATAGAGATGTTAAGTCTTCCAACATCTTATTAAATGGGAATTTTGAAGCAAAGTTGGCTGATTTTGGGTTATCGAGAACAATTCCTTTAGAAGGAAGCGATTACTTCTCGATGGTTGTAGCTGGTACTCCTGGTTACCTTGATCCCGA GTATTATCTTACAAATAGAGTGACAGAAAAAAGCGATGTATATGATTTTGGAATCGTCCTCTTGGAGATAGTGACTGGTAAGCCGACGCTCTCAAGGAGGCAAGACAATGCACATATAATTCCATGGGTGAGTGCAATGATATCAACAGGGGATGTTAATCAGATTGGGGATCATAGGTTAAGGAATGGAGATGTTGACACAAATTGCTTATGGAAAGTCGTCGAATTGGCAATGGCTTGTGTGTCGCATGAATCGGCGAGGAGACCAAACATGAGCCAAGTTGTGATGAAGCTGAAGGAGTGTTTGGCCAGTGATATAGCACGTGGCTACCCGAaatcaagagatttgataaatgaAGTGATTCTAAATGATGAACTTATAATGCCTCCTCTTGcaagataa